One genomic segment of Impatiens glandulifera chromosome 6, dImpGla2.1, whole genome shotgun sequence includes these proteins:
- the LOC124942041 gene encoding LOW QUALITY PROTEIN: lysine-specific demethylase JMJ706-like (The sequence of the model RefSeq protein was modified relative to this genomic sequence to represent the inferred CDS: inserted 4 bases in 4 codons; deleted 2 bases in 2 codons), which produces MCQQHMNRSGGDSLRGPSPCGVRLHKSADFSQSAGAXNENRVFPKCDVSKFDLNSLEWTEKIPECPVYYPSKEEFQDPLIYLQKIAPVASRFGICKIVSPFSASVPAGMVLMKEKVGFKFKTRVQPLRLAEWETADKVTFFMSGRSYTFRDFEKMANKVFTRRYCSSGCLPDSYMEREFWNEISCGKTESVEYACDVDGSAFSSSPDDQLGKSKWNLKKLSRXPKSILRLLETTIPGVTEPMLYIGMLFSMFAWHVEDHYLYSINYHHCGAAKTWYGVPGHMALNFENVVKEHVYNRDILSSDGEDGAFDVLLGKTTLFPPNICXDHKVPVYKAVQKPGXFVVTFPRAYHSGFSHGFNCGEAVNFAMGDWFPLGSVASRRYALLNRIPLLPHEELLCKEAMLLHNNSSSSSLSSPSSLDLIHHKVVKVSFAKLMRFQHRARWCLMKSGSYADVSTISHGTVLCSLCKRDCYVAFLDCSFCLLPVCLRHSISSCQCGKKLTLYTREDIVEMEDAVKKFELEEDVISEIQPPFRDNNNDYFDLLSKFPNAEQDGYSPYCEINSTRSSGNDALDSSHCSSALTHCSNGHANLSLGDNGSKVLSKPPRSQQSYQDLEIKPLTNQESDESDSEMFRVKRRSSLKLEQRRNANDSLLTRLQHQDGQKRLKGLQSEERVDRPMMGSTKNDPFLSSSSSREYLNSRRDKIPRPNIPVSIKLKRIKEEEKEEIGPKRVKVRGLTALGSKILG; this is translated from the exons ATGTGTCAGCAACATATGAATCGAAGTGGAGGGGATTCCTTAAGGGGTCCTTCTCCATGTGGTGTAAGATTACATAAAAGTGCAGACTTTTCTCAATCAGCAGGAG TCAATGAGAATCGTGTGTTTCCCAAGTGTGATGTTTCTAAGTTTGACCTAAACAGTCTTGAATGGACAGAAAAGATTCCAGAGTGTCCTGTCTACTATCCAAGTAAAGAGGAATTTCAAGATCCCTTGATTTATTTGCAAAAGATTGCTCCCGTGGCCTCTAGATTTG GCATATGCAAGATTGTTTCCCCATTTAGCGCTTCTGTGCCTGCTGGAATGGTATTAATGAAAGAGAAAGTTGGTTTCAAATTTAAAACTCGAGTGCAACCTCTTCGTCTTGCTGAATGGGAA ACTGCCGATAAGGTTACTTTCTTCATGAGTGGAAG aaGTTACACCTTCCGAGATTTTGAGAAGATGGCAAACAAGGTTTTTACTCGTAGGTATTGTAGTTCTGGATGCCTTCCAGACAGTTATATGGAAAGAGAATTTTGGAATGAAATATCTTGTGGGAAGACAGAAAGTGTTGAATATGCTTGTGATGTTGATGGTAGTGCCTTTTCATCTTCTCCTGATGATCAGCTTGGAAAAAGCAAATGGAATCTGAAG AAACTTTCTC CTCCCAAATCTATCCTTCGTCTGCTAGAAACAACAATTCCG GGAGTTACTGAACCGATGCTCTACATTGGAATGCTGTTCAGTATGTTTGCATGGCACGTAGAGGATCATTACTTATACAG TATAAATTATCATCATTGTGGGGCAGCTAAAACTTGG TATGGTGTTCCTGGTCACATGgcattaaattttgaaaatgtggTAAAGGAGCATGTTTATAACCGTGATATTCTGTCATCTGATGGAGAGGATGGAGCGTTTGATGTTCTTTTGGGGAAAACAACATTATTCCCCCCAAATATTT GGGACCACAAAGTTCCTGTCTACAAGGCTGTACAAAAGCCGG ATTTTGTAGTTACCTTCCCTAGGGCATATCATTCAGGATTTAGTCACG GGTTTAATTGTGGTGAAGCAGTTAATTTTGCAATGGGAGATTGGTTTCCCTTAGGTTCAGTTGCTAGCCGACGTTATGCTCTTCTTAACAGGATACCTCTCCTCCCACACGAAGAACTATTATGCAAAGAGGCTATGCTGCTTCACAATAATTCATCATCATCCTCGTTATCATCGCCATCATCTTTGGATTTAATACATCATAAAGTAGTTAAAGTTTCATTTGCAAAATTGATGAGATTCCAGCATCGAGCACGATGGTGTCTTATGAAATCAGGGTCTTACGCTGACGTCTCTACAATTTCCCACGGAACTGTTCTATGCAGCTTATGCAAACGCGATTGTTACGTAGCGTTTCTCGATTGCAGTTTTTGCTTACTCCCTGTATGCCTTCGACATTCTATATCTAGCTGCCAATGTGGGAAGAAGCTTACTCTTTATACAAGGGAAGATATTGTGGAAATGGAAGATGCAGTCAAGAAGTTTGAACTGGAAGAGGATGTGATATCTGAGATTCAACCGCCGTTTAGAGACAATAACAATGATTACTTTGATTTATTGAGCAAATTCCCAAATGctgaacaagatgggtattctcCTTATTGTGAGATCAATAGTACTCGAAGCTCTGGAAATGATGCTCTGGATTCTTCTCATTGTTCTTCTGCATTAACTCATTGCTCTAAT GGTCATGCTAACTTGAGCTTAGGAGACAATGGATCAAAAGTGTTATCAAAACCTCCCAGGTCTCAACAAAGTTATCAAGATTTGGAGATTAAACCTCTCACAAATCAAGAGAGTGACGAGTCTGATTCAGAGATGTTCAGGGTTAAACGTCGTTCTTCACTTAAACTGGAGCAGAGAAGAAATGCTAATGATTCTCTACTCACAAGACTCCAGCATCAG GATGGGCAAAAAAGACTAAAAGGACTACAATCAGAGGAAAGAGTCGATCGACCAATGATGGGCTCTACAAAAAATGACCCATTCTTAAGCAGCAGTAGTTCTAGAGAATACCTCAATAGTAGGAGGGACAAGATTCCGAGACCCAACATTCCAGTCTCGATTAAATTAAAGAGAATCAAAGAGGAGGAGAAAGAAGAGATTGGACCAAAGCGCGTAAAAGTCAGAGGTCTAACAGCTTTAGGGTCGAAGATTTTAGGTTGA
- the LOC124942844 gene encoding probable transcription factor KAN2: MELFPAQPDLSLKISPPNSKQPTSGTWNSRKEQEDIDLGFLKTAPFNFSLSNPPRPSSSDYTLHNFHRFQTAPVTAPAAANNLFPSFQHLYHQNVLNQEHGFLKPIKGIPIYHNHNHNHPHPYTFTHHQPNSDTSFTTNTQSCTNFSSSTSPGRINRSRFLPSTRFPARRSMRAPRMRWTTTLHARFVHAVGLLGGHDRATPKSVLELMDVKDLTLAHVKSHLQMYRTVKTTDRAAGSSDLYDQNGLSGDTNSEEGTENEIQKKNKTSDHDHHQQLSIQHGIKQIFHQENVLWSNSSSMETWLHDKSSPNIPSHEKDVDGNCLSNERMSDGSSCNINSESTSQKKPNLEFTLAIPH, encoded by the exons atggaaCTATTCCCAGCTCAACCAGACTTGTCTCTGAAAATCAGTCCTCCAAACAGTAAACAACCCACATCAGGAACCTGGAATTCAAGAAAGGAACAAGAAGACATAGATTTAGGATTCTTGAAAACAGCTCCTTTTAACTTCTCTCTTTCTAACCCACCTCGTCCTTCTTCCTCCGACTACACTCTCCATAACTTCCACCGATTTCAAACAGCTCCGGTCACCGCCCCCGCCGCCGCCAACAATCTCTTCCCTTCATTCCAACATCTCTATCATCAAAACGTCTTGAACCAAGAACATGGATTCTTGAAACCCATTAAAGGAATCCCAATTTACCATAACCATAATCATAATCATCCTCATCCTTACACTTTCACTCATCATCAACCTAATTCAGACACATCTTTCACAACCAACACTCAAAGTTGCACTAATTTCTCATCCTCCACTTCTCCGGGAAGAATCAACCGGTCTAGGTTTCTTCCGTCGACTAGGTTTCCGGCAAGGAGGAGCATGCGGGCACCACGGATGCGATGGACTACAACCCTCCATGCCCGTTTCGTTCATGCTGTTGGACTCCTCGGCGGCCATGATA GAGCAACACCCAAATCAGTTCTTGAATTAATGGATGTTAAAGACCTTACCTTGGCCCATGTTAAGTCTCATTTgcag ATGTATCGTACGGTTAAAACAACAGACCGAGCAGCCGGTTCATCAG ATTTATATGATCAAAATGGGTTATCTGGAGATACTAATTCAGAAGAAGGAACTGAAAATGAAATTCAGAAGAAGAATAAAACATCCGACCatgatcatcatcaacaacttTCAATTCAACATGGAATCAAACAAATTTTTCATCAAGAAAATGTCCTTTGGAGCAATTCCTCAAG CATGGAAACATGGCTGCATGACAAATCTTCTCCTAATATACCATCTCATGAG AAAGATGTCGATGGAAACTGCTTGAGCAACGAGAGAATGTCTGATGGGAGTTCATGCAACATTAACTCGGAGTCGACGAGCCAAAAGAAGCCTAATCTTGAATTCACTTTGGCCATTCCACACTAA